The following are encoded in a window of Haloarcula halophila genomic DNA:
- a CDS encoding MFS transporter: MTDDLSRPGTRWVLVVVAAGVMGAAGTYQFAWSSLSGPVGSRVGASPTGLGNVFTAYIVAQTLVQFPAGSIRDRYGPRAILVVSALFLASGYAGLAVVRSYPLVLAAYTLGGVGCGIAYTVAVNTPVKWFTDRRGLATGAVTMAYGAVSVAAIPLLQSRLDASYRATLLTLAVVVGGAGLLAALVLRDPPTGTDATDDGDAVSVDETAAIGWRSVLRSWQFWVLFGVMAVVNGVGLMLIGQSVGFTRGLGMGSGTATTVASVIALADAGGIVVVSALSDRLGGERTVGASLLLCGCSLAGAVVVGVRGLAPLFVLLVGATAFFRSPVFAVFPSLVGRYYGRARSSENYALVYSAKVPGGILGGTVAGFLIARTGWTPSFLAGAALLALAGLATLTLRSGDLVDKDGHVGQQTG; this comes from the coding sequence GTGACCGACGATCTATCGAGACCCGGGACCCGCTGGGTGCTGGTCGTCGTCGCCGCGGGGGTGATGGGTGCTGCCGGAACGTACCAGTTCGCCTGGAGCTCCCTCAGCGGTCCGGTCGGGAGCCGTGTCGGCGCGTCTCCCACCGGACTCGGTAACGTGTTCACCGCTTATATCGTCGCCCAGACGCTCGTCCAGTTCCCGGCCGGCAGCATCAGGGACCGCTACGGGCCGCGGGCGATTCTAGTGGTGAGCGCGCTGTTCCTGGCAAGCGGGTACGCTGGACTGGCAGTAGTTCGATCGTATCCGTTGGTCCTCGCCGCCTACACGCTCGGTGGTGTCGGCTGCGGGATCGCGTACACGGTCGCGGTCAACACGCCGGTCAAGTGGTTCACCGACCGGCGGGGCCTGGCGACGGGGGCGGTCACGATGGCCTACGGCGCGGTCAGCGTCGCCGCGATCCCGCTGTTGCAGTCTCGACTGGACGCTTCCTACCGGGCGACGCTGCTGACACTGGCTGTCGTGGTCGGCGGTGCGGGGCTGCTGGCGGCGCTCGTGCTCCGCGATCCGCCGACGGGTACCGACGCCACGGACGACGGGGATGCGGTCAGCGTCGACGAGACGGCGGCGATCGGCTGGCGGTCGGTGCTCCGGTCCTGGCAGTTCTGGGTGTTGTTCGGCGTCATGGCCGTCGTCAACGGCGTGGGGCTGATGCTGATCGGGCAGTCCGTCGGGTTTACCAGAGGTTTGGGGATGGGTTCCGGGACGGCGACGACGGTCGCGTCGGTGATCGCGCTGGCCGACGCGGGCGGTATCGTCGTCGTCAGCGCGCTCTCCGATCGGCTCGGCGGCGAACGGACCGTCGGGGCCTCCCTGCTGTTGTGTGGCTGTTCGCTCGCGGGTGCGGTCGTCGTCGGCGTCCGTGGACTCGCACCGCTGTTCGTCCTTCTGGTCGGGGCGACCGCGTTCTTCCGCAGCCCGGTGTTCGCGGTCTTTCCCTCCCTCGTGGGACGCTACTACGGGCGCGCTCGCTCGTCGGAGAACTACGCGCTCGTCTACTCGGCGAAAGTCCCCGGCGGTATCCTGGGTGGGACCGTCGCCGGCTTCCTGATCGCCCGGACCGGCTGGACCCCGTCGTTTCTGGCCGGGGCCGCGCTGCTCGCGCTCGCCGGCCTCGCGACGCTGACGCTCCGCTCGGGGGATCTCGTGGACAAAGACGGACACGTCGGACAGCAAACCGGGTAG
- the trpC gene encoding indole-3-glycerol phosphate synthase, with translation MDDSVGAIAPEVESILAAARERVGGSDRVTVDARSLPAAFEQAEAGGRVPLVAEIKPTSPTTDGERTDDPVELAERMVAGGAAALSVLTEPDHFGGSAETLERVREAVDVPVLRKDFILHEAQLDVVEADVVLLIVRFLQEDGTDDLSDLVAAARDRGFQVLVETHTEAEVETALEAGADIVGVNNRDLAKLEVDLETFERVSESVPGSVTLIAESGIHTPEDVRRMRGAGADALLVGSAIMDHGADTDVTANTRRLTDAETETQT, from the coding sequence ATGGACGATAGTGTAGGTGCGATCGCACCGGAAGTGGAGTCGATACTCGCGGCGGCACGCGAGCGCGTCGGGGGGAGCGACCGGGTCACCGTCGACGCGCGCTCGCTGCCGGCGGCGTTCGAACAGGCCGAGGCCGGCGGACGCGTGCCGCTGGTCGCCGAGATCAAGCCGACCAGTCCAACGACCGACGGCGAACGGACCGACGACCCGGTAGAGCTGGCCGAGCGGATGGTCGCGGGCGGCGCGGCGGCGCTGTCGGTCCTGACCGAACCGGACCACTTCGGCGGTTCAGCGGAGACGCTGGAACGGGTTCGCGAGGCCGTCGACGTCCCGGTCCTGCGGAAGGATTTCATCCTCCACGAGGCGCAGTTAGACGTCGTCGAGGCCGACGTGGTCCTGCTGATCGTCCGGTTCCTACAGGAAGACGGGACCGACGACCTGTCCGACCTGGTTGCTGCGGCCCGTGACCGGGGGTTCCAGGTCCTCGTCGAGACCCACACAGAGGCCGAGGTCGAGACCGCTCTCGAAGCCGGTGCGGACATCGTCGGCGTCAACAACCGCGATCTGGCGAAGCTCGAAGTCGATCTGGAGACCTTCGAGCGAGTCAGTGAATCGGTCCCCGGGAGCGTCACCCTCATTGCCGAAAGCGGCATACACACGCCGGAGGACGTTCGGCGGATGCGCGGGGCCGGTGCCGACGCACTGCTGGTCGGCTCGGCCATCATGGATCACGGCGCGGACACCGACGTGACAGCGAACACGCGGCGACTGACCGATGCGGAGACGGAGACACAGACATGA
- the trpB gene encoding tryptophan synthase subunit beta — translation MSTDDAHDPKFGEYGGQYVPEALMPAIEELADAYERYVLENEDGFMDEFRERLADFGGRPTPLQYAEQLSARYDTDVYLKREDLLHGGAHKLNNALGQVLLAKYMGKERIIAETGAGQHGTATAMAAAHLDMPCEIYMGETDIARQRPNVFRMRINGADVNPVTVGRGTLKEAISETMRDWATTVENTHYVIGSIVGPHPFPKMVRDFQAVISEEAREQTIEKTGGLPDAVLACAGGGSNTMGTFAEFVDDPDVALYAVEAGGSSLSVDEERGVAPNSATLSTGEEGVLHGARTKLLQDSDGQIMESHSVSAGLDYAGVGPELAHLVDEGRVTPVNVDDDHALEAFHRLSQDEGIIPALETAHAFGYLEEHHDDLGESVVVNVSGRGDKDLETVIEETSKRDLDIAPDMSVFDTGGMMNPDSGHTDGDH, via the coding sequence ATGAGCACGGACGACGCACACGACCCCAAGTTCGGCGAGTACGGCGGACAGTACGTACCCGAGGCGCTGATGCCGGCCATCGAGGAGCTGGCCGACGCCTACGAGCGGTACGTCCTGGAAAACGAGGACGGCTTCATGGACGAGTTCCGGGAGCGCCTGGCCGACTTCGGCGGCCGCCCGACCCCGTTACAGTACGCCGAGCAGCTCTCGGCCCGGTACGACACCGACGTCTACCTGAAACGTGAGGACCTGCTGCACGGCGGCGCACACAAGCTCAACAACGCGCTGGGCCAGGTCCTGTTGGCGAAGTACATGGGCAAAGAGCGCATCATCGCCGAGACCGGCGCGGGCCAACACGGCACCGCGACGGCGATGGCGGCGGCGCATCTGGATATGCCCTGTGAGATCTACATGGGCGAGACCGACATCGCCCGCCAGCGACCCAACGTCTTCCGCATGCGGATCAACGGTGCCGACGTCAACCCGGTCACGGTCGGCCGGGGAACGCTCAAGGAGGCCATCTCCGAGACGATGCGCGACTGGGCGACCACCGTCGAGAACACCCACTACGTCATCGGGAGCATCGTCGGCCCGCACCCGTTCCCGAAGATGGTCCGGGACTTCCAGGCGGTCATCTCCGAAGAGGCCCGCGAGCAGACCATCGAGAAGACCGGTGGGCTCCCGGACGCCGTCCTGGCCTGTGCCGGCGGTGGCTCGAACACGATGGGCACGTTCGCGGAGTTCGTCGACGACCCCGACGTGGCGCTATACGCCGTCGAGGCCGGCGGCTCCTCGCTGTCGGTCGACGAAGAGCGCGGCGTCGCACCCAACTCCGCGACCCTCTCGACCGGCGAGGAGGGGGTCCTCCACGGTGCCCGGACGAAGCTCCTGCAGGACTCGGACGGCCAGATCATGGAGTCACATTCGGTCTCGGCCGGCCTGGACTACGCCGGTGTCGGCCCGGAGCTGGCCCACCTCGTCGACGAGGGTCGCGTGACGCCGGTCAACGTCGACGACGACCACGCCCTGGAGGCGTTCCACCGCCTCTCCCAGGACGAGGGGATCATCCCGGCGCTGGAGACGGCCCACGCCTTCGGATATCTCGAAGAACACCACGACGACCTGGGGGAGAGCGTGGTCGTCAACGTCTCCGGTCGCGGCGACAAGGACCTGGAGACGGTCATCGAGGAGACGAGCAAACGGGACCTCGACATCGCTCCCGACATGTCCGTCTTCGACACCGGCGGGATGATGAACCCCGACAGCGGCCACACGGACGGTGACCACTGA
- a CDS encoding 2-amino-3,7-dideoxy-D-threo-hept-6-ulosonate synthase, whose protein sequence is MNAGKRARLTRIGTDGQYVIVPMDHGITMGAVKGLKDIESTIDAVTRGGADAVLTQRGIADRVHPNKNDAGYIAHLNGSTTIGPDENDKRTTGTVEDAIRVGADAVSFHINVGSTYEREQIEELSTLTSEADRYGLPVLAMAYARGPEIDPEADGYNQAVGHAVRLAEELGSDVVKTGYTGDAESFQHVVESTSLPVVIAGGSKGTDEETLDMVRGAMDAGAAGISMGRSIFQHDEPEKIARAVSAVVHDDADAVDALREAGLAVEA, encoded by the coding sequence ATGAACGCAGGGAAACGCGCACGGCTCACACGCATCGGGACAGATGGGCAGTACGTCATCGTCCCGATGGACCACGGGATCACGATGGGAGCAGTCAAAGGGCTGAAAGACATCGAATCGACGATCGACGCGGTCACACGCGGCGGTGCCGACGCCGTCCTCACCCAACGGGGCATCGCCGACCGCGTCCACCCGAACAAGAACGACGCGGGCTACATCGCACATCTCAACGGCTCGACGACGATCGGTCCGGACGAAAACGACAAACGGACGACCGGGACCGTCGAAGACGCTATCCGGGTCGGTGCCGACGCGGTCTCTTTCCACATCAACGTCGGCAGCACCTACGAGCGCGAACAGATCGAGGAACTGTCGACGCTGACCAGCGAGGCCGACCGCTACGGCTTGCCTGTCCTGGCGATGGCCTACGCCCGCGGCCCCGAGATCGATCCCGAAGCGGACGGCTACAACCAGGCGGTCGGGCACGCGGTCCGACTGGCCGAGGAACTGGGGTCGGACGTGGTCAAGACGGGCTACACCGGCGACGCCGAGAGCTTCCAGCACGTCGTCGAATCCACCTCGCTGCCGGTCGTCATCGCCGGCGGGTCGAAAGGGACCGACGAGGAGACGCTGGACATGGTCCGGGGCGCGATGGACGCGGGCGCCGCCGGTATCTCGATGGGTCGGTCGATCTTCCAGCACGACGAACCGGAGAAGATCGCCCGTGCGGTCTCGGCGGTCGTCCACGACGACGCCGACGCCGTCGACGCGCTCCGCGAGGCGGGGCTGGCAGTCGAAGCTTAA
- a CDS encoding MGMT family protein, which yields METSSDDAGIYARESDYLDRYVQFGAAGDRVISLSFPTHPEDVTSDDHALLDRIDDYLSGTEDGFEDVTVGLTVPTEQRRVLEAVREVPYGENATVEQVARMTPDLDATEQDDLAAVREALAGNPVPLLIPDHRVRDGPSSAPPAVEQKLRSVEGL from the coding sequence ATGGAGACATCGAGCGACGATGCGGGCATCTACGCGCGGGAGTCGGACTACCTCGACCGGTACGTCCAGTTCGGGGCGGCCGGTGACCGGGTCATCTCGCTGTCGTTCCCGACACACCCCGAGGACGTCACCAGCGACGACCACGCACTGCTGGATCGTATCGACGACTATCTCTCCGGAACCGAAGACGGCTTCGAGGACGTGACCGTCGGGCTGACTGTGCCCACAGAGCAGCGTCGTGTGTTGGAGGCGGTCCGTGAGGTCCCCTACGGCGAGAACGCCACCGTCGAGCAGGTCGCACGGATGACGCCGGACCTGGACGCGACCGAACAGGACGACCTCGCCGCGGTCCGCGAGGCGCTGGCTGGCAATCCGGTCCCGCTTCTCATCCCCGATCACCGGGTTCGTGACGGACCTAGTAGCGCCCCACCGGCGGTCGAACAGAAGCTTCGGTCGGTCGAGGGGTTATAG
- a CDS encoding P-loop NTPase encodes MSTDGCTVYTVAGAKGGVGRTTTSINLGVALANAGHDAAVLELDLAMANLTEFLDVEATTTLHGVLAGEANVADATYPAAGGLSLVPSGTSLEGYARTDLSTLPGVVDTLRERHDAIMVDTPAGLSEETVQAMELADEAVLVSTPRVSSVRNANETLPLADHVETAVSGLVLTKSGAGTPAVADHVASCLDVSVLGRVPEDDAVPYAQEHGEPVVEHAPHSGAAVAYRKIARRLAEPTTANSSAMGRTDSTACDGSATGDRSNGSRTPQDSESGGSDTSTDDIEQAVGNVGTSPHSFGRQLQDVFDR; translated from the coding sequence ATGTCAACCGATGGATGCACTGTCTACACGGTCGCGGGTGCGAAGGGTGGGGTCGGTCGAACGACGACGAGCATCAACCTGGGGGTGGCCCTGGCGAACGCCGGCCACGACGCCGCCGTCCTCGAACTCGACTTGGCGATGGCGAACCTCACCGAGTTCCTCGATGTCGAGGCGACGACGACGCTCCACGGGGTCCTCGCGGGGGAGGCGAACGTCGCGGACGCGACGTATCCCGCCGCTGGCGGACTGTCGCTCGTCCCCAGCGGAACGTCACTGGAGGGGTACGCTCGGACCGACCTCTCTACGCTCCCAGGCGTCGTCGACACGCTCCGTGAGCGCCACGACGCTATCATGGTCGACACGCCGGCGGGACTGAGCGAGGAGACGGTACAGGCGATGGAACTCGCCGACGAAGCCGTCTTGGTCTCGACGCCGCGTGTCTCGTCGGTCCGGAACGCCAACGAGACACTGCCACTCGCGGACCACGTCGAGACGGCTGTCAGCGGACTCGTTCTCACGAAGTCGGGGGCGGGTACCCCGGCGGTCGCGGACCACGTCGCGTCCTGTCTCGACGTTTCCGTACTCGGCCGTGTCCCTGAGGACGATGCGGTTCCGTACGCACAGGAGCACGGGGAGCCAGTCGTCGAGCATGCCCCACACAGCGGCGCGGCCGTCGCGTACCGGAAGATCGCTCGTCGTCTGGCGGAGCCGACCACAGCGAATTCCTCGGCGATGGGACGGACCGACAGCACTGCGTGTGACGGGTCGGCGACTGGAGACCGGAGCAACGGTAGCCGGACACCTCAGGACTCGGAGAGTGGGGGATCGGATACTAGTACCGACGATATCGAACAGGCGGTCGGGAACGTGGGTACGTCGCCCCACTCGTTCGGCCGACAACTCCAGGACGTGTTCGATCGTTAA
- a CDS encoding 3-dehydroquinate synthase II, protein MTRSVWLKADDEVGDWETRKRRITAGLEAGVDWVLVDESDVDRVEELGAVNIAAFSNGDVHVMEAEEEAITSDATIVGKDGEGDGTVDLPADFSGSADLSTLRRNGTTTDGGYVRIFDEDYEAFAEAVAAEADFTIVIGEDWQIIPLENLIARVGDETQLITGVQTAEDARTAYETLEHGADGVLLDTDDVDEIRKTCEVRDAVGREQLDLQYAEVTAVEQTGSADRVCIDTGNLMEHDEGMLVGSMARGLFFVHAETAESPYVASRPFRVNAGAVHAYVRTPDGGTKYLSELQSGDEVQVVDSEGHTREAIVGRAKIEKRPMFRVQAETEDGDRIETLLQNAETIKVHTREGRTAVTDLEPGDELLVYYEDTATHFGEKIEESIIEK, encoded by the coding sequence ATGACACGAAGCGTGTGGCTCAAAGCCGACGATGAGGTCGGCGACTGGGAGACACGGAAGCGCCGTATCACCGCCGGCCTCGAAGCCGGCGTCGACTGGGTCCTGGTCGACGAGAGCGATGTCGACCGGGTAGAGGAACTGGGTGCCGTCAACATCGCCGCCTTCTCGAACGGTGACGTTCACGTCATGGAGGCCGAGGAGGAAGCGATCACGAGCGACGCGACCATCGTCGGAAAAGACGGCGAGGGTGACGGGACGGTCGATCTCCCCGCTGATTTCTCCGGCTCTGCGGACCTCTCGACGCTGCGGCGCAACGGGACGACGACCGACGGCGGCTACGTCCGGATCTTCGACGAAGACTACGAGGCCTTCGCCGAGGCGGTCGCGGCCGAGGCCGACTTCACGATCGTCATCGGCGAGGACTGGCAGATCATCCCCCTCGAGAACCTCATCGCCCGGGTCGGCGACGAGACACAGCTCATCACCGGCGTCCAGACCGCAGAAGACGCCCGCACCGCCTACGAGACGCTGGAACACGGCGCCGACGGCGTCCTACTCGACACCGACGACGTCGACGAGATCCGCAAGACCTGCGAGGTGCGCGACGCCGTCGGCCGCGAGCAACTCGACTTGCAGTACGCCGAAGTGACTGCCGTCGAACAGACCGGGTCGGCCGACCGGGTCTGTATCGACACGGGCAACCTGATGGAACACGACGAGGGGATGCTCGTCGGTTCGATGGCCCGCGGGCTCTTTTTCGTCCACGCGGAGACCGCCGAATCCCCCTACGTCGCCTCCCGGCCGTTCCGGGTCAACGCCGGTGCCGTCCACGCGTACGTCCGAACCCCCGACGGCGGGACGAAGTACCTCTCGGAACTCCAGTCGGGCGACGAAGTACAGGTCGTCGACAGCGAGGGACACACTCGCGAGGCGATCGTCGGCCGTGCGAAGATCGAGAAACGCCCGATGTTCCGGGTCCAGGCCGAGACCGAAGACGGGGACCGGATCGAGACGCTCCTGCAGAACGCCGAGACGATCAAGGTCCACACCCGCGAGGGCCGGACCGCTGTCACGGACCTGGAGCCGGGCGACGAGTTGCTGGTCTACTACGAGGACACGGCGACACACTTCGGCGAGAAGATCGAAGAGAGCATCATCGAGAAATAA
- a CDS encoding zinc ribbon domain-containing protein codes for MTDTGRKRPWLAVLLALVYPGLGHIYLREWVRAVLWFGLVFSTTTLLLGESDLPTELSVDALLAASRGLPLEASLALLAITVLSMADAYWMATQSQHEGAVADGLTCPNCGKELDEDIDFCHWCTTELSAAEDAGADSTQ; via the coding sequence ATGACCGATACGGGACGCAAGCGGCCCTGGCTGGCGGTCCTCCTGGCGCTCGTCTACCCGGGGCTGGGTCACATCTACCTTCGGGAGTGGGTGCGTGCCGTTCTGTGGTTCGGACTCGTGTTCAGCACCACGACGCTGCTGTTGGGTGAGAGCGACCTTCCGACGGAGCTGTCCGTCGATGCCCTCCTCGCTGCCTCCCGTGGGCTCCCGCTGGAGGCGTCGCTCGCACTGCTGGCGATTACCGTTCTCAGCATGGCCGACGCCTACTGGATGGCGACACAGAGCCAACACGAAGGGGCTGTCGCCGACGGGTTGACCTGTCCAAACTGCGGGAAGGAACTCGACGAGGATATCGACTTCTGCCACTGGTGTACGACCGAGCTGTCGGCCGCCGAGGACGCCGGCGCGGACTCGACCCAGTGA
- a CDS encoding CPBP family intramembrane glutamic endopeptidase, which produces MPGWAAFVGLTGLLLTALLALARLSQGLTDESGLSATAEGVPSLEEHADTPTPDPVIPRFETPESARRRRWVESRRSNRPESISTGALLANVALTQGLFGALLVAAAFYYRIPVSAFGVSAAPLSTGWPALAVGVAAGVGFWLGNEAAASLAAGFDMAFDESVRGLLAPDSAGGWVVLLGVILPIIAVVEELLFRGAAIGVPVAGLGAPAWAMAIVSSVAFALGHGAQGRVGILVTGALGLGLAGLFVVTDSLLAVVVAHYLVNALELGVHEGLGIERLSL; this is translated from the coding sequence GTGCCCGGTTGGGCCGCCTTCGTCGGCCTGACGGGACTCCTTCTGACCGCGTTACTCGCGCTCGCGCGCCTTTCGCAGGGACTCACCGACGAGAGCGGTCTCTCGGCAACCGCGGAGGGCGTCCCGTCACTGGAGGAGCACGCCGACACGCCGACGCCTGATCCCGTCATCCCACGGTTCGAGACCCCGGAGAGCGCCCGGCGACGCCGTTGGGTCGAATCGCGACGCTCGAACCGACCCGAGAGCATCTCGACCGGGGCGTTGCTGGCGAACGTCGCGCTCACCCAGGGGCTGTTCGGCGCGCTCTTGGTGGCGGCAGCGTTCTACTACCGGATCCCGGTCAGTGCGTTCGGTGTCAGCGCGGCCCCGCTCTCGACGGGCTGGCCAGCACTCGCTGTCGGCGTCGCGGCCGGCGTCGGTTTCTGGCTGGGCAACGAGGCCGCCGCGTCACTGGCCGCGGGGTTCGACATGGCCTTCGACGAGTCCGTCCGTGGGCTGTTGGCACCGGATTCGGCCGGTGGCTGGGTGGTCCTGCTCGGCGTCATCCTGCCGATCATCGCGGTCGTCGAAGAACTGCTCTTTCGTGGGGCGGCGATCGGCGTCCCCGTCGCCGGACTGGGCGCGCCGGCGTGGGCGATGGCCATCGTCTCCTCGGTCGCGTTCGCGCTGGGCCACGGTGCCCAGGGACGTGTCGGTATCCTCGTCACCGGGGCGCTCGGGCTGGGACTCGCCGGCCTGTTCGTCGTCACCGACAGTCTGCTCGCCGTCGTCGTCGCCCACTACCTCGTCAACGCCCTGGAACTGGGCGTCCACGAAGGGCTGGGGATCGAACGGCTATCGCTATAA
- the trpA gene encoding tryptophan synthase subunit alpha, with product MGLERVFERDDPAFIPYLTAGDPDYEASQTYIEALERGGADLIELGLPFSEPIAEGKTIQDAIVRSLEAGMTVGRYFEFVEELDVDVPVVCMTYYNLVFQYGDSEEGPRPFVEKAAEVGIEGLVVVDLPAEEAGPLRAACDEFGLDLVFIVAPTTTGDRLDSMKTQVSGYVYVQARLGVTGARDDVDDATEESLARLSDWDVPKAVGFGIKTGDHAERIVSAGADGIIVGSALIDIVAEGHENGDDTETVADRLEAKARELKEGARRGAQNRPQPERT from the coding sequence ATGGGACTGGAGCGAGTCTTCGAGCGCGACGATCCGGCCTTTATCCCCTATCTCACCGCGGGAGATCCCGACTACGAGGCCTCACAGACCTACATCGAGGCGTTAGAGCGGGGCGGAGCCGACCTGATCGAACTCGGCTTGCCCTTCTCGGAACCGATCGCCGAGGGGAAGACCATCCAGGACGCAATCGTCCGCTCGCTGGAGGCGGGGATGACCGTCGGTCGGTACTTCGAGTTCGTCGAAGAGTTGGACGTGGACGTACCGGTGGTCTGTATGACCTACTACAACCTCGTGTTCCAGTACGGGGACAGCGAGGAGGGTCCACGGCCCTTCGTCGAGAAAGCCGCCGAAGTCGGCATCGAGGGGCTTGTCGTCGTCGATCTCCCCGCCGAGGAGGCCGGCCCGCTGCGGGCGGCCTGTGACGAGTTCGGCCTCGATCTGGTGTTCATCGTCGCGCCGACGACGACCGGCGACCGGTTGGACAGCATGAAGACACAGGTCTCGGGGTACGTCTACGTCCAGGCCCGCCTGGGCGTCACCGGCGCGCGCGACGACGTCGACGACGCTACCGAGGAGTCGTTGGCCCGGCTGAGCGACTGGGACGTGCCAAAGGCCGTCGGTTTCGGTATCAAGACCGGCGATCACGCCGAGCGTATCGTCTCGGCGGGCGCCGACGGGATCATCGTCGGCTCCGCGCTGATCGACATCGTCGCCGAGGGCCACGAGAACGGCGACGATACCGAGACTGTCGCCGACCGCCTCGAAGCGAAGGCACGCGAACTGAAGGAGGGTGCCCGTCGGGGAGCACAGAACCGGCCGCAACCGGAACGCACTTGA